From Aegilops tauschii subsp. strangulata cultivar AL8/78 chromosome 5, Aet v6.0, whole genome shotgun sequence:
ggccaggggcgtagctctcgatctactccagatggccaagcgagttggcccacagtacgaagccgccgaatacgaagatctgtccggggaggaaaacctcaccctggatcgcatcgttgccgatgatcgaaggagccatctagccttacgatgacggcacagtggaactctcaacgaaagcaccaatgtcggtgtcaaaaccggcggatctcgggtagggggtcccgaactgtgcgtctaaggcggatggtaacaggaggcgggggacatgatgtttacccaggttcgggccctctcgatggaggtagtaccctacttcctgcttgattgatcttgatgatatgagtattacaagagttgatctaccatgagatcgtagaggctaaaccctagaagctagcctatggtacgattgttgttgttgtcctacggactaaaccctccggtttatatagacaccggagggggctagggttacacagagtcggttacaagggaggagatctacatatccgtattgccaagcttgccttccacgccaaggagagtcccatctggacacgggacgaagtcttcaatcttgtatttTCATAGTCCAACATCCGGCTAagggatatagtccggctgttcgaggaccccctaatccaggactccctcacccgtcaacttccatgatttcttcatgaggactctggccaatgtcgcaatgtcaccgtttgagttgaagccttatgctccgtggattatgaggttcattagaacaaggtcttcactcaactacaaagctgatacactgaaccattgcagctactttcccccgattgaagtcctcaaacggacattttcctcagctgatgacaagggaaaggccgctgctgttattgatgaaggcattcgtccattggatggtcaatttcgcaaagctgcatcttattccaccaatgatgactctgccactcatgactctgccgccaacgcaaccaagccaaatcctcaaggcatagctcctagggtgatgactgatcgtgagcttctcctcagtcttcaccagaaggttgatcgcaatcacaaatgggtcaagcgtcagtttggttcaattcttcacaacatgactgctacccataatgcagtgaagaaaaaccattactacctccatgaaaccttcaaccatacctgggctgttctgtctcacatttagagcgcagaagatctgaagaaaatgggtctcaaggaagattttgactggtctgctcctccaccgaagaaatacaagaaggtcaaggttccttccttggtggccagctcctattcttcatcgcgcgacaccgacgagcatgaagacttggacgacactgcggcaggccctacatcaacaattgaccccaacaacgctggcgctccttcatcaacttgatattcttcaggggcgttagtcctcaatttagatccttttggtcattcgatgacaaagggggggaaatttgagttagtcttcaagcgggtctatacTATATGGAcgttttttttgctaagttacaactctcgttcttctgatgactttgctggatcgagttgtaaacttaaactctatggtgacctgatacttttgctgtagttctttttctacatgcttattcctcattaatgtttatgcacgcatgctgaattacattagtcaccatatttcatcatgcatttcaaattcttcatattatatgtcaaatgcgtgtatgaattacaagatatagggggagatctccatgattctactcttcaagtgtgcattgcttcaaaagcaaattcctctctatgcacatcttcagggggagttcttctatatcttgcaatcaaattcctcaatatcagtatttacacttcatatgtttatccccgttgaaaacttaacctatattgtcatcaatcacaaaaaagggggagattgtaagtgcatctagtgccccttagtgattttggtgtattgaagaattataggttaagggactaatgtgtttatgagtgtacacaggtctataagtctatgaggagtttgatatttacagagaaagtcgactcctaaaaatgaagttcttcaactgaagactttggatttctgaagacttactgaagactttgaaagtgaagaaattggtgtgaccttgaagacttggtattcatttgaggaacatgaagcgtgaagacttttgttttcgtagtttcattttctctttcttgagtcataggaaacaccgtactgttaaagggggtcgaggaaatactaaggaaaaatttccatgtgatgctcaactcaaaatcctacacctaccaataccttcgagtgaagccattggaaatctcatacagttcagtcatattcttcagtgacagagacgaagttcctctggtcgctgaggaatttgttctgactgaggagttaggaattcaccagtgcggattgcctacactgcgaggaacatgatagccctgaggaatttgatactcaaatttccgaccgttgttgtgctatgcgccagctgtcccaaaatatctacccacctaacggtcatattattgaacggcatttatgtcttatcatgtcgggctgctccctaggctataaatagccgccccctacaaccactagctggttggctgctccaagagaaactgacacttgtcatttgagagcatcccatcctccgaggactttgagtgaaaatcatcgagttaggaaaacccaaacccaaagtgattgagcatcactgaagagattgatcctgcgtggatccgatgcttgttacctttgaagactgtgcttcttccagacggttaggcttCATGGTCTAGAgaatccaagaggaattgtggatcaccgagtgaccgagtttgtgaaggttcggaagtcacatgaagacttaccatgagagATTGGGAgaggtctatgtgaccttagctcaaggagaatacggtgaggactgtgtgtccgggactgtgtgtcctcaggttttaatacctagccgctccaactagATGTACAACgaagacagcagttggaactggtctaccaaatcattgtcttcaccaagcttactgcttctatttcctcaactctttcacttcctcattactgtgttgtgcacttgttcatatctgtgtttgaagactttgactgaagactttctcaatttcctcagttcaatttcttcagtctatttgtcttcatcctgtgttatcctgtgtttacgctttctgtactctgtgcctgtcttcatttcatcatgatgaccatgcctgtgttttgttatgtttacttctgagtacttattccgctgcaagtagttcttcgctaaggaatttcctcacccgcaaattctgaataattcataaaaatcgcctattcaccccccccccctctagtcgatataacgcactttcacgtGTAGCCtatagtgcaatcgctcgggttcagttagagcccaacgcctcgcacccacgcgcgtgcgtgtacgagagaaacgcgcatcgctcggcctcgaccacccaccgtaacagggaacaccctgatattttcctcgccctcgcttctaccacggttttttccatcatggacggaccaaagaatgtcatgcagctgcgtctccggcccgcctaggacgaaaagcccattttctgtcataattttttgtcatagaagtaggaccccaccacatctatgatgataccgtgttttgtcacaattatcgtcatagaagtgtcataagtataacagaaaaaaattcgttcggcccaaaatgtcacggatgtgtctttttttgtagtgatcgtCGCCGACGTCGATGCCTCCAACATCGCCAAGGCCCGGTCCCGCCTCAACGAGGACCGCCAGCGCCTGTTGGACCTGACCGAGACACTCGCCGCCACGCAGCATCGCCTCGACTCCGCCCAGGTGGAGCGCGACGCCGCCTACGGCTTCACGCCTACTGCCCCCGAGCCAAGCTGGGTTCCCGACGTGCGAGCCCGGGGTGGCGCGATCGGGCGCGCTTTCGGCGCCCTCCCTCCCGTCTACAAGACTCCCATGAAGAACATGCGTGCTACCTAGGCAGCCGCGGTCGGCCTGGATCAGCTCGCGGGCGAGGAACTGCAGGATCGCCTCAAGAGAGTGAACGACCTCCTCACCGCGGCCAACGCACAGTAGGACcgcctcaaccagctcgccaGGCCGGCCGGATCCGGCTCCGTCCGAGTCGCCGGACCCGGCGACAACCAGCATACGGCGTCTTCTCCACCCGGCGAGGCGCACTCTGGCCGCACCCGGACCCGGCGCAACCCCGCACCGATGGCTGCCGGCAGCTTGGCGGACGAACCGTCCTCGGAGGCCCGGCGCTGCCTCGACCCCCTGCTTCAACCCGGCCGGCGTCCGGCTACAGGCGACCCGGCCCCCCGCGGCGCGATCACCGACCGGCTGGGCCCGCGCGCCATCGACGGCACTGATGCTCGCCACCGCCTCGACCGACTCGCCCTCTCCCAGGAGCTGGAGGAGACCGGCCCCGTCGGACCAGCGTGCTTCGGGCCACGCATCCGGGGCGAGCCCTTcaccaaagggttcacgctcccccgcgacacccccaagtacaacggcaccatgaagccggaagactggctcACGACTACACCACCGCCATCGGCATCACCGGCGGTAACCACCGCCTCGCCGTGCGCTATGTGCCTCTCATGCTCCAAGGGTCGGCCCACACCTGGTTAAATAGGCTGCCGGCTGGTAGGATCAACGCGTGGGTCAACTTCGAGCAGGCCTTCGTGCGCAACTTCACCGGCACCTACAAGCGACCTGGCCGCCCCAGTcagctcgccatgtgcgtgcaGGGGCCGGCGGAAACCGGCCGCGAGTACCTCGCACGCTGGACCGAGCTCCGGAACAGCTGCAAGGGCGTCCATGAAGTCCAAGCGATCCAGTACTTCGTCAATGGGTGCCGagacggcaccctcctcaagcacaagctcttgcGCTCCGAGCCGACCACTATGGCCACGCTCATGGTGACAGCGGACAAGTATGCCAATgccgactccgccatgaagatccaggtggcactggatgaagccggcaaggccaagccggtgccacctccgaagccggccggcgagggaagccggcagcagcacaaccagcagaacaacaagcgcaaagCCGATCAACCGGCTCAGCGCTACGACAACCGGCTCGTCGCGGCCGCCGAGCAGGCGCCCGCGACTGACCCGGCCGCCAAGCGCCGGAACACCGGCAAAACGACATGGCAGCCCGCCATGAGTTTCGAGGAGATGCTCGACGCTCCTTGCAAGCACCACAGCGGCGCGAGGCCGTCTAAGCACACGCTCCGACAGTGCGTCATCACCAAGCGCATCGCGAGGGGCAATGTCCCACCGCCTCCGGCTCCAGCTCTGGGAGCAAGGCAGCCGCCTCTGCCTCTGCCACCACCTCCAGTCGGCGGCGCGATGCGCGACGACCCCTACCAGGCCCCGAACGCGACCTACATCGTATTCACCAGCCTCGGCGACGACAAGTGCAGCGAGCGCCTCCTTCGGCAGGAGGTGAACACTGTCATCCCGGCTAGGACGGAATACATGCATTGGTCGGATCGCCCAGTCAACTAGACCCGGGAGGACCACCCGGCCATCATGCCGAACCCGGGTGGTTACGCCCTCGTTCTCGACCCCACTATCGCTGTGCCCCGGCGCACGTGCAAATTCTCCCGGGTTCTCGtcgatggcggcagcagcatcaacatcctctaccgcgacaccatgaccaagctcggcctcgAGGCCAAGGATCTGGAGCCGACCCGGACAATCTTCCACGGCATCGTCCCCGGCCTCTCCTGCTCCCCGACCGGCCGGGTCCGGCTCGACGTCATGTTCCGCGACAGCAGTCACTTCCGACGCAagccgatctggttcgaggtagtggaccTATCCACAGCGTACCACGCGCTGCTGGGCCGGCCcgcgctcgccaagttcatggcggtcccccactacgcctacctgaagatgaagttGTCGGGTCCAAAGGGCCTCATCACCATCATTGGCGACTACCGCAAGTCCCTGGACTACGCCCGAGACGGCGCCAAGCTAGCCGAGTCGCTGGTCATAgccgaggagcggcgccagctCGACCGGATCGTCGCCCTGGCCCAAGAGTCGTCTGCCGCGCAGATCCCGACGGAGGAGCCGGCCGATGAGGCCGCgttcaagccctccaaggagaccaagaaggTGAAGCTGAACCCAgaagaccccagctgcagcaagtacgttATCGTAGGCACCCgcctcgacaacaaataggaaggcgagctcgtcaacttcctccgtgagaatcgggatatttttgcatggacccccaaggacatgccgggtgtcccgaggaagtacgccgagcacaaactccacgcctccaaggacgccaagcctgtcTGTCAACCCCTGCAACATTtttccgaagagaagagaaggaccATCGGAGAAGAGGTCGCCAAGCTCTTAGCGGctggcttcatcatggaagtgtttcatcccgagtggctggccaacccagtcctcgtcctgaagaagaaaaagatctggcgcatgtgtatcgactacacaagtctgaacaaagcctgccccaaagacccgTTCGCCCTCTCgcggatcgaccaagtcatcgactccaccgccgggtgcgagctcctgtccttcctggatgcttactccggctatcatcagatcaagctggacccggccgacgccctgaagacgtccttcatcacgcccttcggggcgtattgctacatcaccatgtcgttcggcttgaagaacgTCGGCGCCACCTTCCAGCACTGCATGCAGAAATGCTTGCTGCCGCAACTCGACCGCAACATCCACGTCTACGTGGACGACATcatggtgaagaccaagcagcacctcacgctcctcgacgatttgaaggaaaccttcgccaacctgcgcgagtacaaggtcaagctcaacccggagaaatgcgtttTCGGCATCCCAGTcggaaagctactcggcttcctcgtctcggagcgcggcattgaggcaaacccggagaagatcaagccatcgagcgcatgcgcaagccggctcggctgcgcgatgtccagaagttcaccggctgcttggcctcggtcagccggtttctcagccgactgggcgagagggccttgcccctgtatcagctgatgaagaagacgacgccgttcgagtggaacgaccaggcGGACGAAGGTTTCCGGGatctcaagcgcatgctctccaccgcaccaGTCCTGGCCGCACCGGCCGATAAGGAGCCGTTGTTGCTCTACATCACCGCAACCTCGCGGTCGGTCAGCACGGTGATGGTGGTCGAGCGACCAAAGAAGGACA
This genomic window contains:
- the LOC109736479 gene encoding uncharacterized protein codes for the protein MTKLGLEAKDLEPTRTIFHGIVPGLSCSPTGRVRLDVMFRDSSHFRRKPIWFEVVDLSTAYHALLGRPALAKFMAGLITIIGDYRKSLDYARDGAKLAESLVIAEERRQLDRIVALAQESSAAQIPTEEPADEAAFKPSKETKKVKLNPEDPSCSKYVIVGTRLDNK